A stretch of the Clostridium fungisolvens genome encodes the following:
- a CDS encoding flagellin N-terminal helical domain-containing protein has protein sequence MIINHNLNAMNAQRNMAINTGAAGKSMEKLSSGLRINRAGDDAAGLAISEKMRGQIRGLDQASRNAQDGISLIQTAEGALNETHSILQRMRELSVQASNDTNVSADRSQIQLEVSQLKNEINRISSQTEFNTKKLLNGKASNVVFQVGANKNQTIALAIKTMGATALGVNNINVAKSAAAITPQIDTIQTAIDKVSSERAKLGSYQNRLEHTIANLDTSSENLQSAESRVRDVNMAKEMMNYSKNNILQQAAQAMLAQANQQPQGVLQLLR, from the coding sequence ATGATAATCAATCACAATCTTAATGCAATGAATGCACAAAGAAACATGGCAATAAACACAGGTGCTGCTGGAAAGTCAATGGAAAAATTAAGCTCGGGTTTAAGAATAAACAGAGCTGGAGATGACGCAGCAGGATTAGCTATATCAGAAAAGATGAGAGGCCAAATCAGAGGACTTGATCAAGCGTCAAGAAATGCTCAAGACGGTATTTCATTAATTCAAACTGCAGAAGGTGCATTAAATGAAACTCACAGCATTCTTCAAAGAATGAGAGAATTAAGTGTACAAGCTAGTAACGATACAAACGTATCAGCAGACAGAAGCCAAATACAATTAGAAGTATCTCAATTAAAGAATGAAATAAACAGAATATCAAGCCAAACAGAATTCAATACTAAGAAGTTACTTAATGGTAAGGCTTCAAATGTAGTATTCCAAGTAGGAGCAAATAAGAATCAAACAATAGCATTAGCTATAAAGACAATGGGTGCTACAGCATTAGGAGTTAATAATATCAATGTTGCTAAAAGTGCAGCTGCTATAACACCACAAATAGACACAATACAAACAGCAATTGATAAAGTATCAAGTGAAAGAGCTAAGTTAGGATCATACCAAAACAGATTAGAACACACAATAGCTAACTTAGATACATCATCAGAAAACTTACAATCAGCTGAAAGCAGAGTAAGAGACGTTAATATGGCTAAGGAAATGATGAACTACTCAAAGAACAACATACTTCAACAAGCTGCTCAAGCAATGCTTGCACAAGCTAACCAACAACCACAAGGAGTTCTTCAACTTCTAAGATAG
- a CDS encoding flagellin N-terminal helical domain-containing protein, whose translation MIINHNINAMNAQRNMAINTGAAGKSMEKLSSGLRINRAGDDAAGLAISEKMRGQIRGLDQASRNAQDGISLIQTAEGALNETHSILQRMRELSVQASNDTNVSADRSQIQLEVSQLKNEINRISSQTEFNTKKLINGKASNVVFQVGANKNQTITLAIKTMGATALGVNGIDVTKSAAAITPQIDTIQTAIDKVSSERAKLGSYQNRLEHTIANLDTSSENLQSAESRVRDVNMAKEMMNYSKNNILQQAAQAMLAQANQQPQGVLQLLR comes from the coding sequence ATGATAATCAATCATAATATTAATGCAATGAATGCACAAAGAAACATGGCAATAAACACAGGTGCTGCTGGAAAATCAATGGAAAAACTAAGCTCAGGTTTAAGAATAAACAGAGCTGGAGATGACGCAGCAGGATTAGCAATATCAGAAAAGATGAGAGGCCAAATCAGAGGACTTGATCAAGCATCAAGAAATGCTCAAGACGGTATTTCATTAATTCAAACTGCAGAAGGTGCATTAAATGAAACTCACAGCATTCTTCAAAGAATGAGAGAATTAAGTGTACAAGCTAGTAACGATACAAACGTATCAGCAGACAGAAGCCAAATACAATTAGAAGTATCTCAATTAAAGAATGAAATAAACAGAATATCAAGCCAAACAGAATTCAATACTAAGAAGTTAATCAATGGAAAGGCTTCAAATGTAGTATTCCAAGTAGGAGCAAACAAAAACCAAACAATAACATTAGCTATAAAGACAATGGGTGCTACAGCATTAGGAGTTAATGGTATCGATGTTACTAAGAGTGCAGCTGCTATAACACCACAAATAGACACAATACAAACAGCAATTGATAAGGTATCAAGTGAAAGAGCTAAGTTAGGATCATACCAAAACAGATTAGAACACACAATAGCTAACTTAGATACATCATCAGAAAACTTACAATCAGCTGAAAGCAGAGTAAGAGACGTTAATATGGCTAAAGAAATGATGAACTACTCAAAGAACAACATACTTCAACAAGCTGCTCAAGCAATGCTTGCACAAGCTAACCAACAACCACAAGGAGTTCTTCAACTTCTAAGATAG